TCAAGATAATTCTCATCAATTTCCATTTCTGCATGAAGCCCAATGTATTCACATAAATGTCGATGAGTTTTAGACTTCTCTGCCCGGAACACTGGCCCGATCTCAAACACTTTCTTGTAGCCACCATTAATGGCCATTTGCTTGTAAAGTTGCGGAGACTGTGCCAATGCTGCAGTCTTACCATTGGGATATAGCAGCTTGAAAACTGCTGATCCTCCCTTGCTGCTGATCTCTGATGTTATCTTAGGACTGTGCATCATCATAAAATCACTGCCTGCCATGATTTCAACGAATTTCTGCATAAAGAAATAATGTGAGTGTCCCACTCAGACAGAGTAGCATATGTACGTAAAATTGGCATCACAACACTTACTAATGTGACTGCGCTTTGGATACGAAAGATTGAGCGTGTAGGGTTGGTTCGCAAATCCAGGAACCTTTTGTCTAATCGATTGTTCAATGCAACATGTGGAAGCTTCCTCATATTCTGAACATTAAATATTGGTTTAGTGAGACTTCATTTCCAATAAAATAAGAACTTTAGCACATTTGGAGTAGCAATACATCACCTGGTCAAATTGCACATGAGCTCCTCTAGCAGCATCCTCAAGAGGGAAAGGTAATTTAGGTAAGGCCCTTGTGATACAGTAGAGGTTCCGCACACTCAACTCGATCTGTCAAATTCTCAAATTAAATAGAGCAGAGGATACAGATAACATGCTGACAAAAAAGGGCAGCCGTGGCAGTATGAGAATTCACCAACCTCATGGCTTGTATCATTCAGCCTGAGCTCGCCGTGTACCTCTACGTAACTTTCTCTTTCAAGTTTCCCAGCAAATGATACCATATAATCAGTTGCACCAACCGTATCTGCAGAGATGACGCACTTGAGGGTGCGCGGGCCATCACGCAAGACCACAAGCGCCAACTTCTTTCCCTTCTTACTAGCACTTTGGACAAAGCCTTGAACCATAACTATGCCTCCAGCTTCTGGGCTGAGCTCTGAAAGGTCTGCCCTTGGCCTTTTGAAGGCCCGCTGACGCTGGAATATCGCTTCTGGAAATTCCCCACAACACTCAGAGAAGATCTCTGAGTCCAGGGCCGCATTGTTGTCGGTGCCAGGCTCAAACAGGCGCTTCTTGGTATGGTCACTCCCCTTGGAGACCTCCTCCGCCTGAACATAAAAATGGTCTTGCTCACATTTCGATGACTGCATACTTGTGAGAATCTGAGCATCTATGTGCAGTATTAAAACAAAGAATTTACCGCCTAAATTGTCAACTAAAACTTCGTGATACCATGCTAACTACTGATATCAACATGCCACATTAATCTACCTACAGACAACCTCGCTAGCCTAGCAGTTTCCACCAGCCATACACATGAATGGGGAAGTCACACACTCCATCATAAATAAGATGTAAAATGGTATTGATTTTCTTCATTCACTTACCCATGCACATTTTTGGACACCATCTTAATACATAACCATGATATAAATTTGTTTCAAGTTTCAACTGATTTTGCTAATTGCATATGAAGGACATTGCTGCCAATCATGTAGTAGAGTTCTCTtttggaaagaaaaaaaaaatggtgAAGTTTCTACTGCAAGTGACAAATTGCAGCATCCTACGACCACGGCCAATGTTCACTAAACAAAACATAGCATAGGAAGGTAGCAAACGGACAATTAAGGGACATGGCAAGACTAAGATGAGTGAACAATACCCTTGATAGGAGAAGCATGCAGTCCGTTGAGCCAGCATCTCTAGCAGCTGCGAGAGGTGTCTTATCATTTACCATTATGCTGAACTGGTGAGAAACATTTAAGATATCAGCTCCTATAGTCAAAACATTATCAAGGGATAAAGGTACAAAGAGATGCATATATAGGTCAATAAATTTAAGCAGATTTCATTGCATGAGAAAATACAGAAGCACAGTTCAAACATATAGATACAAAATATTACTAACATTTGGTCAAGCCTTCAAATTTTGATAAGCACTTATAACTGAGCATCAGTACAAAAGAAAGAAGATAATATCATGGCAAATATGCAAAAAGGAAACTGCATAAAGAGGCCACGTTTAATGTACTGCTGTCGACATTTTACATTTTGGAGACCTGAAGTGGAAATATGTGCAGTGGTGTATAGCTTGCACTCCATAAAGAAAGTCAAGTATAAACGTATAATGTTGAATGCACTGCAAACAAGATAGATCCTAGATTGACAATATATTAATTTGAAAATATAGAAGTGGATGAACCACTTCAACACTGGATACAGTAGTGGTTACAGTAAAGCAGTCTGAACCATGGAACAGAGAAAGAAGCATGTATTCAAGATTTCAATAGCTCATTATGCTGAACAAGTTAGCTAACAGTGCTCAGTACCATGATTTAAAATGTGAAGATAACAAAACAGAATTAAGAAACATAGAAAAGAGAAGTTAATGGGGCATTAGATAGAGAGCTCATGGGTTTTCTTTAGCACACCAGGAGAAATTTAGTTTATTGTGTCCAGTGTGCAACTTTAGGCAAAAAGATATACATTTCAAAAACTTACATCTGCATTAtaattcagcaaaatcatgatagtGGCAGCATGGTTTTTGGTAGCAGCGCAGTGGAGTGGTGTCCCACAAGACCCTACTGCATCAACATCAGCAGTATACTCAAGCAAAAGTTCGACAGCTTCAGGATCTCCTGCAAGAATCCACAAATTAGCTGCATAAATGATATGTATTTATGTTACATTCTTCTTCTTAACAGAAAATCAATCCATGAATTTATTAGAGAAGAGGGAAGATTTCTGCCACATGTTTTTTGCAACAACATCTTACAAAAGAGGGAATTCGTTCACATTGACCATGAGACATAAACATCCTACTACTTTTATGGATAGGAAGGAACTAAAGTCACTGGCTAGATAATTAATTGCTATATGAAACAAAGGGAAacataaatcctagtaagaaaacaaTATTATAGCACACCATATTACAAACTGAAAGAGAATTTAAGAAAAAAAATGCATGGCACGACAAATGGAAAACAGAGACATGGTCATGTTGCTTAAATTGAAGGTAGACCTGATCCGGCGGCCAAGTGCAAAGGAGAAATCCCATCCGTTGTAGCTTTATTTGGGTCAGCTCCTTGGGTAAGAAGATACTTGGCAGTATCTACACCCTTAAGTACCGCCAAAAACAGAGGGGTTCTACCTGTCAATCACATGAAAACGCAATGAGGTCTCCCCATTAACCTAGTGCAAATGCAAGATAGCACTTGCTTTAAATGCTTCCAAGACGGGTCCAGGTTTTAAGAGGGAAAATAAACCTTCATGGTCGATGGCATTAACATCAAATAGAAGATGCTCAATCAGGTACACGCAGACCTCCAGACTCCCAGTCGATGCAGCAGCGTGAAGGACCCCTAGGCCTTCCAATCCCTCTACCTCCTGGGACCTGAGCAATTCAATCGACTCTCTGGGGTGGCCCCTGCCATCGTCCAGCACCGTAACCAGCCCTGCAGGACAGAAATGGAGCAAATAATTAGCACCCGATGCCCCCGACCAAAGATCTGAAACAAGGATAGGGCTAAGTACCTTCGAAGAGGGAGAGATCGTCTTCTGCGGCGGCCTTGAATAGTACTTTGAGCATCGTCGCGCTGACTGCGGCATGGTGAAGAAAAGCATTGttagggttttgggttggggttggGGTCAGATGTGGCCGACGGGTAGGGGGTTACCTCTGGAGGAGGCAGTTGGGTCGGGCGCCGCCATGGGGTCGATCGAaggcagcggctagggtttcggtggGGAGATCGAGGAGCAGGACGAGAGGAGGCCTAGGGCTTTGCAAGGGGAAGGGGAGAAAGCTGCCGTACGCGGGAATGGGGAGATGAAGGGGAGGAGATGGTGCTTGTTCGGGACTCGGGACGGGAGCGCTGCCTATACACCGCCTCTTGCGGCGTTGAAGGAACTCATCGCGTTGGTTGGTCGCGAAGGCGAACCCTCTTTAATGGGCTCAGCCCAATTCCTGAAGAACTCCCCCGCACTGTTTCTGGTGATGCTTGATTTGGCCACAAGTGCCATAGTGAAATTAGGAACTATACGAAAATAGGCAAGTATTAGCCATATCGGGTAAACCAACATAGATCATTGTAACCAACCCGGGTACAGACTCTGAGACCTAGCCCACTATATAAGGGTTGGGAGGAGCCACCAGGAGGGCATCTAAACTCTTGTAACATCACGCATTGTTGCAAAACCTAATTCCAGTATAATCTCGGCGACTTTAGCCTCGAATATGTTTTTCATTTGATACCTAGTTTGTCAGACAAGTATTCAAAACCACCAGCTCTCTCTTTACTAAAAACTCAAGTCCATATTTATGGGCATTGTCGTTGTtaacccttgtcaattggcgccgcctGTGGGAAGCTTGAGCGCTGGAAGCATGGATTCGACGACTTCATCATCAAGCAACAACTCGACGACTTTGGGTAACCAGGTGCGCTTTAGATCAATAAATTTTCTTCCGCACCCACCCGCCCTTCTCCCGGCTTTCGGCAACTTTGGTTGGGGGTTGGATCTGGCAATCGGAAGCCTCGACTTCCACGTCGGCACTCAAGAAGCGCCAGGAGGCTgccacaccatacctgggcgcgaCCCAGCCCCTggtcgcgcctaggggtggtgtgggcccctcgggcatccAATAACATCGCTCTTCCGCCTATAAATTGTCTCCCAACGTGAAACCCCTAAATCAATCAgcttccatccacgaaaagttttgtAGCTCCGCCGtcatcgaagacaagtttcggggagcagaagtctctgttccggcacccttccgggacggggaattgcccctggagccatctccatcgactccaccaccatcttcatcgatgTTGctaactcccatgatgaggagggagtagttctcccccgaggctgagggctttaccagtagctatgtggtctatctctctcccatggtgtgatctttatgtgatcgtgagctttgtaatctagttgaataggtagatgttattcttcatctATTAtgatacttgatacgtctccgacgtatcgataatttcttatgttccatgccacattattgatgttatctacatgttttatgcacactttatgtcatattcgtgcattttctggaactaacctattaacaagatgccgaagtgccagttgctgttttctgctgtttttggtttcagaaatcctagtaaggaaatattctcggaattggacgaaatcaaagcccaggggcctatttttccacgaagcttccagaagtccgaaggagagacgaagaggggcgacgagggggccacaccctagggcggcgcggccccccccttggccgcgcggccctgtggtgtggggcccccgtgccgcctcttgacctgcccttccgcctacaaatagcctccgtgacgaaacccccagaaccgagagccacgatacggaaaaccttccagagacgccgccgccgccgatcccatctcgggggatccaggagatcgcctccggcaccctgccggagaggggaatcatctcccggaggactctacgccgccatggtcgcctccggtgtgatgtgtgagtagtctacccctggactatgggtccatagcagtagctagatggttgtcttctccccattgtgctatcattgtcggatcttgtgagctgcctaacatgatcaagatcatctatctgtaattctatatgttgcgtttgttgggatccgatgaatagagaatacttgttatgttgattatcaaagttatacttatgtgttgtttatgatcttgcatgctttccgttactagtagatgctctggccaagtagatgcttgtaactccaagagggagtacttatgctcgatagtgggttcatgcctgcattgacaccgggacggtgatgaaagttctaaggttgtgttgtgctgttgccactagggataaaacattgatgctatgtctaaggatgtagttgttgattacattacgcaccatacttaatgcaattgttctgttgctttgcaacttaatactggaggggttcggatgataactttgaaggtggactttttaggcatagatgcggttggatggcggtctatgtactttgtcgtaatgcccaattaaatctcactatactcatcatgatatgtatgtgcatggtcatgctctctttatttgtcaattgcccaactgtaatttgttcacccaacatgctgtttgtcttatgggagagacacctctagtgaactgtggaccccggtccaattctctttcttgaaatacaatctaccgcaatacttgttctacttgttttctcgcaaacaatcatcttccacacaatacggttaatcctttgttacagcaagccggtgagattgacaacctcactgtttcgttggggcaaagtactttggttgtgttgtgcaggttccacgttggcgccggaatccctggtgttgcgccgcactacatcccgccgccatcaaccttcaacgtgcttcttggctcctcctggttcgataaaccttggtttctttctgagggaaaacttgctgctgtgcgcatcataccttcctcttggggttgcccaacgaacgtgtgaaatacacgccatcaagcatattttctcggGCGCGCGTTgcttggggagatcaagacacgctgcaaggggagtctccacttctcaatctctttactttgtttttgtcttgcttacttttatttactactttgtttgctgcactaaatcaaaatacaaaaaaattagttgctagttttactttatttgctatcttgtttgctatatcaaaaacacaaaaaaattagtttacttgcatttactttatctagtttgttttatttactgttgctaaaatggccaatgctgaaaatactaagttgtgtgacttcacaaccacaaataataatgatttcttatgcacacctattgctccacctgctactacagcagaattctttgaaattaaactcgctttatcgaatcttgttatgcgagagcaattttctcgtgttagttctgatgatgtagctgcccatcttaataattttttttAACTATgttaaatgcaaaaatataaagatgtagatggtgatattattaaactaaaattgttccctttctcattaagaggaagagctaaagattggttgctatctctgcctaagaatagtattgattcatggactaaatgcaaggatgcttttattggtagatattatccccctgctaaaattatatctttgaggagtagcataatgaattttaaacaattagatactgaacatgttgctcaagcttgggaaagaatgaaatctctggttaaaaattcaacccatggactgactacttggatgatcatccaaaccttctatgcaggactaaatttttcttcacggaatttactggattcagctgctggaggtacctttatgtccatcactcttggtgaagcaacaaagcttcttgataatatgatgatcaactactctgaatggcacacggaaagagctccacaaggtaagaaggtaaattctgttaagaaacctcttccttgagtgataagattgatgctattatgtctatgcttgtgaatgataggactaatattgatcctaataatgttccattagcttcattggttgcacaagaagaacatgttgatgtaaacttcattaaaaataataatttcaacaacaatgcttaccggaacaattctagtaacaactataggccatatccttataataatggcaacggctatggtaattcttatgggaattcttacaacaataataggagttcaccccctggacttgaagccatgcttaaagaatttattagtacacaaactgcttttaacaaatctgttgaagaaaagcttgggaaaattgatatacttgcttctaaagttgatagtcttgcctctgatgttgatcttttgaaatcaaaagttttgcctaatgagaatcatcataataaaattgttactacagcaaatgccattcaagttagaattaatgagaatataagattaatggctgaactgcgtgctaggtgggatagagaagaaaatgaaaaactagctaaagagaagaatgtagctaaagtttggactattaccaccacttgtaatgctaatgctacacatgttgctgcacccactactaatactaataaaagaattggtgttagcaatgtttccacttctaatgcaaagctaaATCATTGAaatcgctgtgataaagctgctgaaattttttccaacattggggatgatgatcccattgctttagattataatggtttgaattttgatgattgccacatctctgaagctataaagttcttgcaaaaacttgctaaaagtcctaatgctagtgctataaatttggctttcacgcatcatattacaaatgctctcataaaagctagagaagagaaactagagcgtgaagcctctattcctaaaaagctagaggatggttgggagcccatcattaagatgaaagttaaagattttgattgtaatgctttatgtgatcttggtgcaagtatttctgttatgcctaagaaaatttataatatgcttgacttgccaccgctgaaaaattgttatttggatgttaatcttgctaatcattctacaaagaaacctttgggtaaagttgataatgttcgcattaccgttaacaataaccttgttcccgttgattttgttgtcttggatattgaatgcaatgcatcttgtcccattatattgggaagaccttttcttcgaactgttggtgctatc
This region of Lolium perenne isolate Kyuss_39 chromosome 2, Kyuss_2.0, whole genome shotgun sequence genomic DNA includes:
- the LOC127336501 gene encoding aspartate--tRNA ligase 1, cytoplasmic, whose product is MAAPDPTASSRVSATMLKVLFKAAAEDDLSLFEGLVTVLDDGRGHPRESIELLRSQEVEGLEGLGVLHAAASTGSLEVCVYLIEHLLFDVNAIDHEGRTPLFLAVLKGVDTAKYLLTQGADPNKATTDGISPLHLAAGSGDPEAVELLLEYTADVDAVGSCGTPLHCAATKNHAATIMILLNYNADFSIMVNDKTPLAAARDAGSTDCMLLLSRAEEVSKGSDHTKKRLFEPGTDNNAALDSEIFSECCGEFPEAIFQRQRAFKRPRADLSELSPEAGGIVMVQGFVQSASKKGKKLALVVLRDGPRTLKCVISADTVGATDYMVSFAGKLERESYVEVHGELRLNDTSHEIELSVRNLYCITRALPKLPFPLEDAARGAHVQFDQNMRKLPHVALNNRLDKRFLDLRTNPTRSIFRIQSAVTLKFVEIMAGSDFMMMHSPKITSEISSKGGSAVFKLLYPNGKTAALAQSPQLYKQMAINGGYKKVFEIGPVFRAEKSKTHRHLCEYIGLHAEMEIDENYLEVCYLVGSIFVRVFDYLKHNYQEEINHVREQYPCTDLKYLPKTVMLKYREGIQMLKNSGFKIEEFDDLNNIAEKKLGKLVLDRFGTDFFILYEYPLALRPFYTMPCAEKVDIDPGHRYSNSFDAFIRGEEVLSGSQRIHNHDFLIQRMTQCKLDPDSFFWFTESFMCGAPPRGGFGAGLERLVMLYLGLPEIKMASMFPRDCQRFVP